From the genome of Spirosomataceae bacterium TFI 002, one region includes:
- a CDS encoding methyltransferase, FkbM family yields the protein MKKIFQKLIFHRRNSSSLCYFLMELMDKLLLRIITMNCIYFLDRERIMTKNYQASIKNIGANGIIVGNYSIDKRFDINEKSIVYSFGILTDITFDIGINKMFGCDVFMYDPTPESISFMNKFKGIKSFKFKPVGIWTKDEEVKFFIPKNKGSATMMTKENSKLNFFKAQCYKMETILNQNQHKHISIFKADIEGAALPVLQQMVESKILPDQIIAEFERPPKGLSSTQEYFNDLSLLRSRLALAGYLEFLLPRKNAKYFSIEMLFVKKEMMK from the coding sequence ATGAAAAAGATTTTTCAGAAATTAATCTTTCACCGCAGAAATAGCTCTTCACTATGTTATTTTTTAATGGAGTTAATGGATAAGTTACTTTTACGTATTATCACTATGAATTGTATTTATTTCTTGGACAGGGAAAGAATTATGACCAAGAATTATCAAGCCTCAATTAAAAATATTGGAGCAAATGGGATTATTGTTGGAAATTACTCCATTGATAAACGTTTCGATATAAATGAAAAAAGTATTGTTTATTCCTTTGGTATTCTAACAGATATAACATTTGATATAGGTATTAATAAGATGTTCGGATGTGATGTATTCATGTATGACCCAACTCCGGAATCAATCTCATTTATGAATAAATTTAAAGGAATTAAGTCCTTTAAATTCAAACCAGTAGGAATCTGGACTAAAGACGAAGAAGTTAAATTTTTTATTCCCAAAAACAAAGGTTCTGCAACAATGATGACAAAGGAGAATTCCAAATTAAATTTTTTCAAAGCACAATGCTATAAAATGGAAACAATTTTAAATCAGAATCAACACAAACATATTTCTATTTTCAAAGCTGACATTGAAGGAGCTGCTTTACCTGTTCTACAGCAAATGGTAGAGAGTAAAATTTTACCAGATCAAATTATCGCAGAATTTGAAAGACCCCCGAAAGGTTTATCATCAACTCAAGAGTATTTTAACGATTTGTCACTTTTGAGATCACGGTTGGCACTAGCAGGTTATTTAGAGTTTCTTTTACCTCGTAAAAATGCCAAATACTTTTCTATTGAAATGCTATTTGTTAAAAAGGAAATGATGAAATAG
- a CDS encoding teichuronic acid biosynthesis glycosyltransferase TuaG — MNTQFHLVSVIIPTFNSQPYILRTLESVIAQTYTNIEVIIVDDVSEDQTIEIVKKIINNDKRFLLFPSKEKLFTAGARNKGIQLSKGKYISFLDSDDFWDVNKIKFQVEFLEKNNGAFSFTGVARTDTDGDTINILDVPEKISYKDLLKGNKICCSSVMLDAHKIKDITFDAGIKIVEDYALWLKILRIENIFAMGLNSPLTYYRVHENAKTTNKFVSARDTWNVLRKFEKLTLMQSLSSFIYYAFEGLRKKYTSKVS, encoded by the coding sequence ATGAACACTCAATTCCACCTCGTATCGGTAATTATCCCTACTTTCAATTCTCAACCCTACATTTTGAGAACTTTAGAGTCTGTCATAGCTCAAACATATACTAATATTGAAGTAATCATTGTAGACGATGTATCGGAAGATCAGACGATTGAAATAGTAAAAAAAATTATTAATAATGATAAAAGGTTTCTCTTATTTCCGTCTAAAGAAAAATTATTCACCGCGGGAGCCAGAAACAAAGGAATTCAATTAAGTAAAGGTAAATATATTTCTTTTTTGGATTCTGATGACTTTTGGGATGTTAACAAAATCAAATTTCAAGTTGAATTTTTAGAGAAAAACAATGGTGCCTTTTCCTTTACCGGAGTCGCAAGAACAGATACAGATGGAGACACAATCAACATTCTGGACGTCCCGGAAAAGATAAGTTATAAAGATTTACTTAAAGGAAATAAAATTTGCTGTTCAAGTGTAATGCTGGATGCTCACAAAATAAAAGATATTACTTTTGATGCAGGAATAAAAATCGTCGAGGACTATGCATTGTGGTTAAAAATATTGAGAATCGAAAATATTTTTGCAATGGGTCTGAATAGCCCTCTAACTTACTATAGAGTACACGAAAATGCCAAAACCACTAACAAGTTTGTTTCTGCAAGAGATACTTGGAATGTATTGAGAAAGTTCGAAAAGTTAACATTAATGCAATCTTTATCTTCCTTCATTTACTATGCTTTTGAAGGTTTAAGGAAGAAATACACAAGTAAGGTATCCTAA
- a CDS encoding Phytanoyl-CoA dioxygenase (PhyH), which translates to MLKNILKLIISELIVKLHFPFIPSNDKEVISAIRKNGFFVINNFISAEYCSQLVKMAHKEMDNYPQYLSIESMGSDYRIYGVDVLNRKFRIESVEKINKSFFNYFHTFPKRKSFILLGKILYSASGKGSGTGWHRDSPFSHQFKTILYISDVNESNGPFQYVKSSGNFKSIRQVSKFLKKGINEDRFTNEDIDTLIENRVIDEPQTFCGKAGTLILVDTRGLHRGKPLEEGVRYALTCYNYNRKLPKSIQKLPLFRIEKK; encoded by the coding sequence ATGTTAAAAAATATCCTAAAACTGATTATCAGTGAATTAATTGTTAAGCTTCACTTTCCCTTCATACCCTCTAATGACAAAGAAGTAATTTCTGCCATTAGAAAAAACGGCTTTTTTGTTATTAATAATTTTATAAGTGCTGAGTACTGTTCACAGTTAGTAAAAATGGCTCATAAAGAAATGGACAACTACCCCCAATACTTATCAATAGAGTCAATGGGTAGTGATTATCGTATATATGGTGTTGATGTACTCAATAGGAAATTTCGTATTGAGTCAGTCGAAAAAATAAATAAATCTTTTTTTAACTATTTCCACACCTTCCCTAAAAGGAAATCATTCATTTTACTAGGTAAGATATTATATTCCGCAAGTGGCAAAGGTTCTGGAACTGGTTGGCACAGGGACTCCCCCTTCAGTCACCAATTCAAAACAATATTGTACATTTCCGATGTAAATGAAAGCAACGGCCCGTTTCAATACGTAAAAAGTTCTGGAAATTTTAAAAGTATACGTCAAGTATCCAAATTTTTAAAAAAAGGTATCAACGAAGATAGATTTACAAACGAAGACATAGACACCCTCATTGAAAACCGAGTTATTGATGAGCCACAAACGTTTTGCGGCAAGGCAGGGACTCTTATTTTAGTAGATACAAGAGGCTTACATAGGGGTAAACCCTTAGAGGAGGGCGTTCGATACGCTCTAACTTGCTATAACTACAATAGAAAGCTACCAAAAAGTATCCAGAAACTTCCTCTTTTTAGAATAGAAAAAAAATGA
- a CDS encoding Nucleoside-diphosphate-sugar epimerase codes for MRILLTGRSGFLGKEIFKYFNSKFEVLSILRNQPPTDSELYLQCDLSQQYPKLIDDHFKIVIHAAGKAHFFGQSTVDKESIYTENVLITQNLISALSELSIKPNQFIFISSVAVYGREKGIDIDENFSLNASDPYGKSKIVSEELISSWCTKNNVTLTVLRLPLIAGDNPPGNLGDMISAIKKGRFPLIDKGRAKRSMILLTDIPIFIDKIRSKGGIYNLTDGYDPSVRELAISIKKTKNKEPFSIPLYVAKLLALIGDMISSLTLKNFPITSPKLNKITTSLTFSNKKALLATNWKPSSVLNYYSQSSKL; via the coding sequence ATGAGAATATTACTCACAGGTAGGAGTGGTTTTTTGGGTAAAGAGATATTTAAATATTTCAATTCAAAGTTTGAAGTGCTATCTATATTAAGAAACCAACCTCCTACTGACTCCGAATTATATTTGCAATGTGACCTGTCACAACAATATCCAAAACTTATTGATGATCATTTTAAAATCGTGATTCATGCCGCGGGAAAAGCACATTTTTTCGGTCAATCAACAGTTGACAAAGAGTCAATTTATACTGAAAATGTGCTCATCACTCAAAATTTGATTTCCGCGTTAAGTGAATTAAGCATAAAACCTAATCAGTTCATTTTCATAAGTTCTGTTGCCGTTTATGGTCGTGAAAAGGGAATAGATATCGATGAGAATTTTTCATTAAACGCTAGCGACCCTTATGGTAAAAGTAAAATTGTATCAGAAGAACTAATAAGCTCTTGGTGCACTAAAAATAACGTAACCCTCACGGTTTTAAGACTACCACTAATTGCAGGTGATAATCCTCCAGGCAACCTTGGTGATATGATATCAGCGATTAAGAAGGGTAGATTCCCTCTTATAGATAAAGGGCGAGCCAAAAGGAGTATGATACTTTTAACAGATATCCCTATTTTTATTGATAAAATAAGGTCGAAAGGTGGAATATATAATTTAACAGATGGCTATGACCCGTCTGTAAGGGAATTAGCTATTTCAATTAAGAAAACAAAAAACAAAGAGCCCTTTTCCATACCACTTTATGTTGCAAAGTTATTAGCCCTAATAGGTGATATGATTAGCAGCTTGACATTAAAAAACTTTCCAATTACAAGTCCTAAGTTGAACAAAATTACAACAAGCTTAACGTTTTCAAATAAGAAAGCACTTTTAGCAACAAATTGGAAACCAAGTTCTGTTCTAAATTATTACTCTCAATCATCAAAATTATAA
- a CDS encoding UDP-N-acetylmuramyl pentapeptide phosphotransferase/UDP-N-acetylglucosamine-1-phosphate transferase: MVYIGLAIFLLLTEFFYLRIATKYGIVDKPNERSSHKKVTIRGMGIIFVIATLSYSIYNSFSLPYFTLGFILISTISFIDDIRPLQNRYRIVAQFISVGLIFLEFTQQGHSILFLYIPILMIISVGIINAYNFMDGINGITGAYSLLTILTLAYIHHFSSPFIDLDLLIFTGISLIIFLFFNFRKKAIGFCGDVGSVSIAFIIIYCIGVLILTTNQWKYIFLLSIYGIDTIYTLIYRLSKRENIFKAHKVHFFQILVHKYKWSHLQVSILFVLLQLIVNLSVISFNADQILMYLPIFVILGFVHYFRKKKSVSIF, encoded by the coding sequence ATGGTATATATTGGATTGGCCATATTTTTACTTCTCACAGAATTCTTTTATTTAAGAATTGCAACCAAATATGGAATTGTAGATAAACCTAACGAAAGAAGCTCTCATAAAAAGGTTACCATCAGAGGAATGGGTATAATCTTTGTAATTGCAACACTATCATACTCTATATATAATAGTTTTAGCTTACCATATTTCACTCTAGGCTTCATATTAATAAGCACAATTAGCTTTATTGATGACATTCGGCCTCTTCAGAATAGATATCGGATAGTTGCACAATTCATTAGTGTTGGGCTTATCTTTCTAGAGTTTACTCAACAAGGTCATTCGATACTATTTTTATACATTCCAATACTCATGATCATCTCAGTAGGTATCATTAATGCCTACAACTTTATGGATGGGATTAACGGAATTACCGGAGCTTACAGCTTACTAACAATTCTAACACTAGCCTATATTCACCATTTCAGTAGTCCGTTTATCGATTTGGACCTTTTAATATTTACTGGAATTAGTTTAATAATTTTTCTTTTTTTCAACTTTAGAAAAAAAGCTATTGGTTTTTGCGGTGATGTTGGAAGTGTAAGTATTGCTTTTATTATCATTTATTGTATCGGCGTACTCATTCTTACAACAAATCAATGGAAGTATATTTTCTTATTGTCCATTTACGGTATTGACACAATTTACACTTTAATATATCGGTTGTCGAAACGTGAAAATATTTTCAAAGCCCATAAAGTTCACTTTTTCCAGATTTTGGTACATAAGTATAAGTGGTCCCATCTACAAGTGAGCATACTTTTTGTGTTACTACAATTGATTGTAAACCTATCAGTAATATCTTTTAACGCAGACCAAATATTAATGTATTTACCAATTTTCGTAATTTTGGGATTTGTACACTATTTCCGCAAGAAAAAATCAGTCAGTATATTCTAA